The region ACTTGAAAAAACCAGCGCATTGCATGGTCACGCAAAACGTGTAATGAAAGCTGTGGAAAACGCTGTGTCTTCCTTGGACGATGCATTCAGCTTTGCTGCCTACTTAGAGGAACTTGGCAGGAGGCACAAGTCCCGTGCATTAAAGCCCATTTATCTCGATGTAAGGAATTATTCTTATTGACCGCATCCTTTCAGTTCCTCTTTAATTTGGTCTTCTCTTGACAActttttcaattctttctCATCGCTACAGGCAATGCAGGAGTCACTGATGAGTACTCTAAAGGAGTTGTTAAATCATCAATGGACGTCTGAAACAGAGGACGCCTGGAATAGactctttcattttatttcaagtacaATGATTAAGGGCTTGCAGTCACAGTGATctgtaaatatttttctgaTACAATTTTAGATGATAAACCTTGAAAACTCAAAAATAATCAGGTTGTTTAATTACGATTAACTGCATACTAGTGCACTCAGTGACGAATTTTCAGTTTGTGCTCTGTTGTAGCCAAGCATGGAGAGGATGAGAATGGCTTCAAACGTAAAGAAAACAACGGccatatttttaataaatCTGCTGAATTGCTATTAGAATGCATAGTTAACActgccattaattttttccctttttaatCGTCTTTGGTCTTGTCTGCTGTTTACTAATCATGCATTTAACTTTTGTACTCAGTGCACAATTCTCATCAGACTTTTCCTTTTCGAACATTGCTTATTTCGTGGCTCCATTCACATTTTTTTGAGTTGCGAGTCTTGTTTTGCCTGTTTATTGAGTATTGGGGATTACGTTAGTAGTAGTaagaaataagacaaaagtTCCGAAGTTTAGATGTAAggcaattgtttttttttttttgccattttgtaAAAAGCTGCATCTGGAATAAGAacttctttctctctctctctatgACATTGAtcccattttgtttttttttataactttCCTTCCTGATCATCTTGTTAAGAGTCCTTATTCTTGTAAAAACGTCATGATCAATGCAACGTCAAAATATACTGATTAAGGGATGCTGTAAGTACATGATTCATAAGCCTAAAATAAATCGAATGTAAAAAATTGATCAATTTTATGATTGTTAGTAGTACTATGCATTGCTATCAACTTTCATGGACCTTCGGATGTTTAAGTTCTAGAAGAATCAACAACTTTCGGACACTGGATGGTCAATACGCCAGGTTTCTATAGATGTTCTCGAGCCAGATTGAGTGCTGGAAAACTACAGACTCAATACAGAcgtaaaggaaaacaaaaatgtgccTAACCTTCTCTTTTCGTTGCTGACAAAGATATTGTTCGCTGGATATTGGGTTACAATTCAGGTTTACAGTTTCATTACATCATGACAGTCACTTTCAGTCACCAACTTTCAACTGCAAAGAGAGAGCAGTGCACTAAAACCACACTAAGAAGTGGTTTACGATAACGGAAGTAATCGATTCACATCACACGACGATTCGGAACCAAAGAgtatatttttacattttcattcaaagatctttaaaagcaaaagagaAATTAAACGAATGAGCCACCCACATTGTCGCCGTTCAAAGGAAGCTTTTAACTTGTCCACACACGCATAAAGGAAATTACAGGAAATGTACCATGAAACAAAATGCACCCAAAGACAAATCAATCTTTCCTAACGACTAGCAAAGCCCAGCACCCTCTTGCCAAAATGAGCTTTCATAGTAAAAATGCAGcttaagagaaaaacaagaaacagaTGTGGTGAGAGGAACTGGAAATATCACCACATCTTGGCAACAAGATAGTGATAAAGTTAGCACCATGCCTGAAATACTTTATATGCTAAGGATCAACAATGACAAACATTGAGGAAGCCAAATACTAATCGgtctctttcttttccaatattagAGAGCTTACGCAATGCGACCGAAACGCCGAcgtgttgaatttttttaatgaacgAAACGATTTCTGCACGCACTGCATGCCCCACACGTGTTTTGTTCActttgacacaattaattgaCATCctctttgaaacaaaaatgtaacCAAATTTCAAGTCCTGTGGAGGATGTCAGTCAGCGCAAAAAAACTAAGagattagtttttttttcaattttttaatccgTTTATGTCAGTTTATTGCTTAGGCTTAGTTCTCATTATTTTCAGAACGACTTGAAAcaatattcttttgtgttcCAAATGAACTTGTGTTTTAGAGTCACGTCTGTCGTTACCGTCGTCGTCATTGCGTCAGGAAGGCTCTCTACTGTTTTGGTTGAGTTAGTCCTTGGATTTAATTTTTGTACTTACGAGAGAGGCCACACCTTTTATTTTGGTTggaaaaataatgttatttgaaaagtaattttttttatacgCAGGAGTTTCGCTCAATATCTGGTTAAAATTGCCCTTTAATTTTGGAAAACCTCTTTCCTTATATTGTAGCCTTGGATCGGATTTGCGCCAACTGTTTGCTGGTGACGATCACTCATAAAAATTCCAAATAATCCCAGATTATATTCATGTGTTCTTAAACGCTCTCCAAAATTCTCTTGGAGACTGGAGTAATTCTGAAGAATAGGTGCTGAACACGGCTTCCGTGTTATGACATCTCCGTAACATTTTCTCCATTTTGTTATCTTAGGCCAGGGATAATGGTTTACCACCATCTGGTCGAATATTTTCTTCTCGCAATTCTGGTGTATCATAAAAGCGCAATCTTCGGATCTTGAAGTGGAAAACCAACCAACTGCAAGGCAATTGGAAAATTACTCCCGTTATTGTGATACTCGATCGACGAGGGTCTCTACTTTCTCTAAAACCTCATAATTCATTTGGCACTTGGCACTGACTGACTTACGGTCATCAAACGACACCATATTAATTATGCTGAAAGACAAAATGACTTCAGTCAATTACACTTTGGATCATTTTTTTATAGTTAGAACCACCAGAGTTTGATGAAGtataattttttgtaaaacTGCATGATTATATATATTCTCAGTTGGTAGCCGTTTAATCTCAGCTTACCTGTTTGATATTCACTATACAATGCTTGGATcgaagctgaaaaaaaaaacagacgtGAGTATTTCACGCCGGATGACGAAGTACGAAAGCTAACTTTCTCGACATATTACAAAACTTACAATATTACACAGGCCCGTAGGTAGGTCTTCTATCTCGTGTGCGCGATCCAACGAGGAGACGGACCAAATGAGCACCGAACTGGGTATGCTGCAGCAAGTGCTGATCACTGATGACCTTTCATTAGTGTACCAGGCTCAGGCCTGCTAAATCTAGACTAAAAAAAGATCTTTGCAGTCTGGGGGGGTGAGGGTTGTGGGCGTACCCGTCGCACCCCCCTTCCCTACGGGCCTGTTACAGATGGTTATTGGAGCCTGTAATACTAACGGCTACTATAGAAGCGCCAACCGAAAGTGAGCCTACGACGCAAGCTGAGGTTACTGAGATCTGCGAACTCTGACTTAAATGTTAGTGACATCATGACAAAGGCAATTGGCAAGGATATCGCATAAACCAGTTTGTTTGGTTTCAGAGGAAGAGGCTTATAGCTTGTATTTCTAGTTTCAGATGAAGTTTCATTTAAGTAGAAGTGAAAGAAGACACTATTATTACAGGGCGTGCAACAACATTTGTGGACTTTCTGACGTACTGGACTCCTGAATGATTTCCTGGAGTTTGTCATATTTGAGATCAGGACACATTAACGTCCTGTCAACTATCGACGACTGCAACAGAAAGAAATGGTCTTGATCCAATAAATACCCAGAACCTccacttttttcaaaacagcgTATTACTTTCTGCAAGAGAGGGCGCAAAACAAATTAACGCAAACCTACCCGGCAGGGGCAACCCTACATAATCCCAACTTCTTTAATTAAGAAACAATTCTGTTACTTTGCTgtaaaagtgaaaatatgTTACTTTCAATTTAGTCAACTTGAACAATAAGATTCACAACAAGAAGATAGCATGCCAGGACAGTGCTCTCCctgattttcaaacaaatcgtctctactagtgcTGAAAGACActtaacaaaataaatgtggtagtgtgaagacgcGTTCAAAAGGAAAGCCAGCTGAGTGTTGTTGGGGCTAGTGtgtttctttgatttaaataaagtaaaccCTACCTACTGAAGTTTAACATGCACAGCATCAAATTCTATTTCTCTTGTTCAAAGAGCGCGATCCTTTTGATCAGCGTTGATTGTACTCCAGgtctcagttgttcaaaacctGGATAGTCTTATCCAGCGAATAAATCACGAACCACTGGAAAAGTGctatcaaaacctattgagttatccagtgcaTAGTGATTCACCCAttggatagtgctatccacGCTCTAAACAACGGGGGCCAGCTGATTTAAAACAAATCGCTGTCATTTACTTTGTACGCAGGCTCTGCGCACAAATACTTCTTGTCAacggcaggtacaaaacacaggttaTTGTTTTTCCAATGCAGAAAGTATCCTAGACAATTGTAAAAGCTAACATTAGGCATAATTAGACCcaaacagaagtttttagcccaaaggttagcttttatgaatgtcTAGGATACTTTCAGTACTGGTAAAACAATTACCTGTGACATGTGTTTGTAACTGCCGCTTGTCAACGGTTTCAAAAATCGATTGTCACTGCTGCACTTCTTTGTGTGTTAGATCCAAGCCAAGGCGGTTATGAGTGGTGCTGACCGAATCAGTCCctaacctcgttcccagggtcctt is a window of Acropora palmata chromosome 11, jaAcrPala1.3, whole genome shotgun sequence DNA encoding:
- the LOC141859046 gene encoding cytoglobin-2-like, which produces MGCSSSVAHKTTQVSLPLSETQKYLVRETWETVEQHKNNVGKKTFLRFFQKNPEYQKLFPEFKDVDPSELEKTSALHGHAKRVMKAVENAVSSLDDAFSFAAYLEELGRRHKSRALKPIYLDAMQESLMSTLKELLNHQWTSETEDAWNRLFHFISSTMIKGLQSQ
- the LOC141859045 gene encoding uncharacterized protein LOC141859045 — translated: MRMSNGISHFWLQIVALVVGRYIRCSENTLNRSGNDIIKDCNGILYRLMIDSGVPKFPATACDVKQKVIRCFEKSGGSGYLLDQDHFFLLQSSIVDRTLMCPDLKYDKLQEIIQESTSIQALYSEYQTVGWFSTSRSEDCAFMIHQNCEKKIFDQMVVNHYPWPKITKWRKCYGDVITRKPCSAPILQNYSSLQENFGERLRTHEYNLGLFGIFMSDRHQQTVGANPIQGYNIRKEVFQN